A region of uncultured Anaeromusa sp. DNA encodes the following proteins:
- a CDS encoding phosphatase → MHILMDLHTHTVASGHAYSTIMENAKAAAEKGLEGLAMTDHGPAMPGGAHLYHFWNLTALPQQIAGVRVLRGVEANIIDSRGGLDVPADILDRLDIVLAGLHGGCIRAGTTADNTRAMLAAMANPWVDIIVHPGNDEFLINPEAVVEGAVRYGCALEVNNASLSYIRQGSKPFCKRLISLAKERGVPLVVGTDSHFAASVGEFAGALELLHSCGVPEEQVLNTSWERLEQHLARRREARRKVRQQLAEGFEE, encoded by the coding sequence ATGCACATTTTGATGGATTTGCATACGCATACGGTGGCCAGCGGCCATGCATACAGTACGATAATGGAAAATGCGAAAGCAGCAGCGGAGAAAGGCTTGGAGGGTCTGGCCATGACGGATCACGGTCCTGCCATGCCGGGAGGCGCTCATCTCTACCATTTTTGGAATTTGACGGCGCTGCCCCAGCAGATCGCAGGCGTGAGGGTGCTGCGCGGCGTGGAGGCTAATATTATCGACAGCCGAGGAGGCCTGGATGTGCCGGCGGATATTTTGGACCGGTTGGATATTGTGTTGGCAGGCTTGCACGGCGGTTGCATTCGTGCTGGAACGACAGCGGACAATACCCGGGCGATGCTGGCGGCGATGGCTAATCCCTGGGTGGACATTATTGTGCATCCGGGAAATGACGAGTTTCTCATCAATCCCGAGGCGGTGGTGGAGGGGGCGGTGCGCTACGGCTGTGCCTTGGAAGTGAACAATGCTTCTTTGAGCTATATTCGCCAAGGCAGCAAACCTTTTTGCAAGCGATTGATTTCGTTGGCTAAAGAACGAGGTGTGCCTTTAGTGGTGGGGACGGATAGTCATTTTGCCGCATCAGTGGGGGAATTCGCCGGTGCTTTGGAGCTGCTGCACAGCTGTGGCGTACCGGAAGAGCAGGTGCTCAATACCTCATGGGAGCGGTTAGAGCAGCATCTGGCTAGGCGGCGGGAAGCGCGGCGCAAGGTGAGGCAGCAGCTGGCCGAAGGCTTTGAAGAATGA
- a CDS encoding glycerophosphodiester phosphodiesterase, with protein MMGKGWKRFLLAGALAAFMVAGLPATDVAAKAVVNGFDLQAHRGGRDARAENTLYSFAYAMELGVTTLEMDMQLTKDGRLVISHNPVMNWMLAKGPDGQYAPKQNPPDIRTMDLAEVQQYDMGVMNPAAGGYYDLHGKTQIATPGAQMPTLDQVFELANAYGNKKVIFNIETKSYADPEDPYYANSPDPDVFVEKVYEVVKKYNMQNRVTIQSFDWRTLKAMKAIAPELTLVALSSEQPSWGKSGMYLRLGEKAPSPHLGGLNINDFKGDYVKAAKEIGADVVSPYFKELSPDLIDEAHALGMKVVPWTVNSPKDMEMLLAMGVDGIISDQPWVLRDVLIKKGIAVPEPTLAPKGMKYSTGTAINKVEVKKAKGGADASH; from the coding sequence ATGATGGGTAAAGGATGGAAACGTTTCTTGTTGGCAGGAGCGCTGGCGGCATTTATGGTGGCAGGGTTGCCGGCAACCGATGTAGCGGCCAAAGCGGTAGTTAACGGCTTTGATCTGCAGGCGCACCGCGGCGGGCGAGACGCACGGGCGGAAAACACGCTGTATTCTTTCGCCTATGCGATGGAATTGGGTGTGACAACCTTGGAAATGGATATGCAGCTGACGAAAGACGGCCGTCTAGTCATCAGCCACAATCCGGTTATGAACTGGATGCTGGCGAAAGGCCCAGACGGACAGTATGCTCCTAAGCAAAATCCCCCGGACATCCGCACGATGGATTTGGCGGAAGTGCAGCAATACGACATGGGTGTAATGAATCCCGCAGCAGGCGGGTACTATGACTTGCACGGCAAAACGCAAATTGCCACGCCTGGTGCTCAGATGCCGACGTTAGATCAGGTTTTCGAACTGGCCAATGCGTATGGCAATAAAAAAGTCATCTTTAACATTGAAACCAAATCCTATGCCGATCCGGAAGATCCTTACTATGCCAACAGCCCGGATCCGGACGTATTTGTAGAAAAAGTGTATGAAGTTGTAAAAAAATACAACATGCAAAATCGCGTGACCATTCAGTCCTTTGATTGGCGTACGTTAAAGGCGATGAAAGCCATTGCGCCGGAACTGACGCTGGTGGCGCTGTCTTCCGAGCAGCCAAGTTGGGGTAAGAGCGGTATGTACCTGCGCCTTGGCGAAAAAGCTCCGTCTCCTCATTTAGGCGGCCTGAACATCAATGACTTTAAAGGCGATTATGTAAAAGCTGCTAAGGAAATCGGCGCGGATGTAGTTTCTCCCTACTTTAAAGAATTGTCGCCAGATTTGATTGATGAGGCGCACGCGTTAGGTATGAAAGTGGTTCCCTGGACGGTGAATTCGCCGAAGGATATGGAAATGCTTCTGGCTATGGGCGTAGACGGCATAATCAGTGATCAGCCTTGGGTGCTGCGGGATGTGCTGATTAAAAAAGGCATTGCGGTTCCCGAGCCGACGCTGGCTCCTAAAGGTATGAAGTATTCCACCGGTACGGCCATTAACAAGGTGGAAGTGAAAAAAGCGAAAGGCGGCGCTGATGCGTCTCACTGA
- a CDS encoding TSUP family transporter — MDFPSGDLIALLVVAGFFSAFVDSVVGGGGLISLPALLLTGLPPTMALGTNKMASCMGSLTSSLSFLRSGKIDMKLVKYLFWLSLVGAACGVVTVQQIPSQFLRPLVVVLLIGVSIYTIFRKNWGSENTYHGLTRRMFILSCIVAFSIGFYDGFFGPGAGSFFMFAFLMIGFDFVTAAGNARALNFASNIASVIMFALYGSIAYAYALPMGIAMILGALAGTRLAIRKGAAYVRPLFLSVAAVMIGKQVWDLLH, encoded by the coding sequence ATGGACTTCCCCAGCGGCGATCTAATCGCCCTGCTGGTTGTCGCCGGCTTCTTCTCCGCTTTCGTCGACTCCGTCGTCGGCGGCGGCGGCCTTATTTCTTTGCCGGCGCTGCTTTTAACCGGCCTGCCGCCGACTATGGCGCTGGGTACTAATAAGATGGCGAGCTGCATGGGCAGTTTGACCAGCAGCCTTTCTTTTTTACGTTCTGGAAAAATCGACATGAAGCTAGTCAAGTATTTGTTCTGGCTTTCTCTTGTCGGTGCCGCCTGCGGCGTGGTCACGGTCCAACAAATTCCCTCTCAGTTTCTGCGTCCTTTAGTAGTTGTACTGCTAATCGGCGTCTCCATTTATACGATCTTTCGCAAAAACTGGGGTAGCGAAAACACTTACCATGGCCTAACGCGGCGCATGTTTATCTTGAGCTGCATTGTCGCTTTTAGCATCGGTTTTTATGATGGTTTTTTTGGACCTGGCGCTGGTTCGTTTTTCATGTTCGCTTTCCTGATGATCGGCTTTGATTTCGTCACCGCCGCAGGCAATGCCCGAGCGCTCAACTTTGCCAGCAACATCGCTTCGGTCATTATGTTTGCGTTGTACGGCTCTATTGCTTATGCGTATGCATTACCGATGGGTATCGCTATGATTCTCGGTGCTTTAGCGGGTACGCGTCTGGCCATCCGCAAGGGCGCAGCCTATGTGCGGCCTCTGTTTCTCAGTGTTGCCGCGGTCATGATCGGCAAACAGGTCTGGGACCTGCTGCATTGA
- a CDS encoding peptidylprolyl isomerase, with translation MKKAVIEMDRGTITIELFEKEAPGTVANFTKLISEGFYDGLSFHRVIPGFVAQGGCPNGNGTGGPGYTIPCETAGNPKKHVRGALSMAHRGPNTGGSQFFIVYEPQPHLDGLHTVFGQVIAGLDLIDDIVPGDSMNKVTVIEE, from the coding sequence ATGAAAAAAGCAGTTATCGAAATGGATCGTGGCACCATTACTATTGAATTATTTGAAAAAGAAGCGCCTGGCACGGTAGCCAACTTCACCAAGCTCATCAGCGAAGGCTTTTACGACGGCCTGAGCTTCCACCGGGTCATTCCCGGCTTTGTAGCCCAAGGCGGCTGCCCCAACGGCAACGGCACCGGCGGCCCTGGCTATACCATTCCCTGTGAAACCGCAGGCAATCCGAAAAAACACGTACGCGGCGCTTTGTCCATGGCCCATCGCGGCCCAAACACCGGTGGCAGCCAATTCTTCATCGTCTATGAGCCCCAGCCGCATCTGGACGGTTTACACACTGTTTTCGGCCAAGTCATCGCTGGCCTGGACTTGATTGATGATATCGTCCCCGGCGACAGCATGAATAAAGTCACTGTTATCGAAGAGTAA
- a CDS encoding ABC transporter substrate binding protein, which translates to MRLHLILSLFLCCLFVLPSTAAAEQRILVLQSYHPGFVWSDRINQGILDTVPHDVLVQIEYMDTKRLNTPTHFANLEQFWRQKFQTFRYDAVITVDDEALLFAKTYRQTLFPDAPIVFCGVNNILPKSHLPSDNITGIMENVDIAGTIAVAQKLQPQAKELLVISDQSLFGQQARQLLEQSSDIRNSQLTITYLHDLPLPDILARLAAASTDSMVLNLPFHRDAAGKQYQSDAVTARISAASNAPVYTLWEHDMGHGVVGGHVLSAYAQGQTAATLALQILQGAHASDLPIITDPSRTYLFDYRQLQRFRFNASALPMESEFLYKPLSFYEQYQSLVLSTFIVFSLLILAVLTLWHLNVSRRRELEAVHKLALVVESSDDAIISRNLQGMITSWNNGATQLFGYTAEEAIGQSMRIIIPDELLEEWKSSAAQLDQGLKEDHNKGLRRHKDGHLLTVLKTASPLYSPENYPMGASIIYKDISQLEIAYEEIRTLNSELENRVAQRTAALEAANQELEAFSYSVSHDLRSPLRSIDGFSLALLEDYSERLDDTGRDYLQRLRSASQRMGQLIDDMLHLARISRTQMNLEKVNLSELAFQALQELQQQDPQRQVDIRIEPSLMVLGDTPLLRIVLDNLLGNAWKFTGKTTQPNIEFGCHQDQDTGEIAFFVRDNGAGFDMAYAHKLFGVFQRLHHAKEFSGTGIGLATVNRIIHRHGGRIWADSHVNQGATFFFTIDTESK; encoded by the coding sequence ATGCGTCTACATTTGATTTTATCTCTTTTTCTTTGCTGTCTCTTCGTTCTTCCCTCCACCGCCGCCGCGGAACAACGCATCTTGGTATTGCAGTCTTATCATCCCGGTTTTGTCTGGTCGGATCGCATCAACCAGGGTATTTTAGATACGGTTCCTCACGATGTTCTCGTGCAAATCGAATACATGGACACGAAGCGTCTCAACACACCGACTCACTTTGCCAATCTTGAACAGTTCTGGAGACAAAAATTCCAAACGTTTCGTTATGACGCCGTCATTACTGTCGATGATGAGGCCCTTCTCTTCGCTAAAACCTATCGTCAAACACTTTTTCCAGACGCCCCCATCGTCTTTTGCGGCGTCAACAATATTCTGCCGAAAAGCCATCTTCCCTCTGACAATATCACTGGCATTATGGAAAACGTGGATATTGCCGGCACAATCGCTGTCGCCCAAAAGCTGCAGCCTCAGGCCAAAGAACTGCTAGTTATTAGCGATCAAAGCCTCTTTGGGCAACAAGCGCGGCAGCTTCTAGAACAATCTTCGGATATACGAAATAGTCAATTAACCATTACCTACCTGCACGACCTTCCCTTACCCGATATTTTGGCGCGGCTTGCCGCAGCCTCTACCGACAGCATGGTCTTAAATCTCCCCTTCCACCGCGACGCGGCAGGCAAACAATATCAGTCCGATGCAGTCACTGCCCGCATCAGCGCCGCCAGCAATGCGCCTGTTTATACTCTTTGGGAACATGATATGGGGCACGGCGTTGTCGGCGGCCATGTTCTCAGCGCTTATGCCCAAGGACAAACGGCAGCTACTTTGGCGCTGCAAATTCTCCAAGGCGCCCACGCGTCCGACTTACCCATCATCACGGATCCTTCGCGTACCTATTTATTTGATTACCGCCAGTTGCAGCGCTTCCGCTTTAATGCGTCCGCTTTGCCGATGGAAAGCGAATTTCTTTATAAGCCCTTATCCTTCTATGAGCAGTACCAGTCATTGGTATTGAGCACCTTCATTGTTTTTTCCCTGCTGATTCTGGCGGTGCTCACCCTCTGGCATCTCAATGTCAGCCGCCGCCGCGAGTTAGAAGCCGTGCATAAGCTGGCTCTCGTCGTCGAAAGCAGCGACGACGCCATCATCAGCCGCAACCTGCAAGGCATGATTACTAGTTGGAACAACGGCGCAACACAGCTTTTCGGCTACACGGCCGAAGAAGCCATCGGCCAGTCCATGCGCATCATTATCCCTGATGAGCTTCTGGAGGAATGGAAAAGCAGCGCCGCTCAACTGGATCAAGGACTGAAAGAAGATCACAACAAGGGACTGCGCCGCCACAAAGACGGCCATCTGCTGACCGTACTCAAGACCGCTTCCCCCTTGTATTCTCCGGAAAACTATCCCATGGGCGCTTCCATCATTTATAAAGATATTTCGCAGTTGGAAATAGCTTACGAGGAAATCCGCACCTTAAACAGTGAGTTAGAAAACCGCGTCGCCCAGCGTACTGCCGCGCTGGAAGCCGCCAACCAAGAATTGGAGGCGTTCAGCTACTCTGTCTCACACGATCTGCGCTCTCCTTTGCGCAGCATCGACGGCTTCAGTCTGGCTCTTTTGGAGGACTATAGCGAACGCCTGGACGACACCGGTCGCGACTACCTGCAGCGACTGCGCAGCGCCAGCCAACGCATGGGCCAGTTGATTGATGATATGCTCCATCTAGCACGTATCAGCCGCACGCAAATGAATCTAGAGAAGGTAAACTTAAGCGAGCTGGCTTTTCAAGCACTACAGGAGTTACAACAGCAGGATCCGCAGCGTCAGGTGGACATCCGCATTGAGCCGTCCTTAATGGTTTTAGGAGATACGCCGCTTTTACGCATCGTCCTGGACAACCTCTTAGGAAACGCCTGGAAATTCACAGGTAAAACAACACAGCCTAACATCGAATTTGGCTGCCACCAGGATCAGGATACAGGTGAAATCGCTTTCTTTGTCCGTGATAACGGCGCCGGCTTCGATATGGCTTACGCTCATAAGCTTTTCGGAGTTTTCCAGCGTCTTCATCACGCCAAAGAATTCAGCGGCACCGGCATCGGTCTGGCTACGGTCAACCGCATCATCCACCGTCATGGCGGGCGCATCTGGGCGGACAGCCACGTCAATCAAGGAGCCACTTTCTTCTTCACCATAGACACGGAAAGCAAGTGA
- a CDS encoding ATP-binding protein has translation MESMLFMVHHTDDLPLVRQQLQKLLQNLLGLQSALFEVAVNEALKNALRSSTQTYGDPLVRIRVSLLGQAYISVRILDYGDGFPGNTILRSLPPKTPFESIPANLPEDNMSLHLMRAATDHLTYNHLGNEILMIKHLPN, from the coding sequence ATGGAAAGCATGCTGTTTATGGTCCATCATACCGATGATCTGCCTCTTGTCCGGCAGCAGTTGCAAAAATTACTGCAAAATTTACTAGGATTGCAAAGCGCGTTATTCGAAGTAGCGGTCAACGAAGCTTTGAAAAATGCTCTCCGCAGCAGCACCCAGACTTATGGCGATCCCCTGGTGCGCATTCGTGTGTCTCTCTTAGGGCAAGCTTATATTTCCGTGCGAATTCTCGATTACGGCGATGGCTTTCCCGGTAATACCATTTTGCGCAGCCTGCCGCCTAAAACACCTTTTGAGAGCATTCCGGCGAATCTTCCCGAAGACAACATGAGCCTGCATTTGATGCGCGCCGCTACTGACCATCTAACTTATAACCACCTAGGCAACGAAATATTAATGATCAAGCATTTGCCAAATTAA
- the bioD gene encoding dethiobiotin synthase, protein MKGFFITATGTDVGKTVVTAALTCALRQQGFSVGVAKPAASGAVRQTDGSLRSEDASLLMTAAGLDESWRNTVNPYCLEAALAPATAAELEKVAIEPAVLLDRIGKLSAAHDLVLVEGAGGLTTPLHEEYLICDLAKELQLPLLIVAQATLGSVNTALLTAAYAKSQGLQTAALLLNRWPAQPGILEESTVAYMKRLTGLPVWSFLPDIPGLNMADASLGELPRLAPTSFDLEALLACLEG, encoded by the coding sequence ATGAAAGGATTTTTTATTACCGCTACAGGCACCGATGTCGGCAAGACCGTAGTCACCGCCGCCTTGACCTGTGCGCTGCGTCAACAGGGTTTTTCTGTAGGCGTAGCCAAACCGGCCGCATCCGGCGCGGTCCGCCAAACCGATGGCTCACTGCGTTCGGAAGACGCCAGCCTCTTAATGACTGCCGCCGGCTTAGATGAGAGCTGGCGCAATACCGTCAACCCCTATTGCTTAGAAGCAGCCCTGGCTCCAGCCACTGCAGCAGAACTGGAAAAGGTCGCAATCGAGCCGGCAGTGCTGCTCGATCGCATCGGTAAACTATCCGCCGCCCATGATCTGGTTTTAGTGGAAGGAGCGGGCGGTCTGACTACGCCTCTACACGAAGAGTATTTGATCTGCGACCTGGCTAAAGAATTGCAACTGCCCTTGCTCATTGTCGCCCAGGCTACCTTGGGCAGCGTCAATACCGCTTTGCTCACCGCTGCCTACGCCAAAAGCCAAGGACTGCAGACTGCAGCTCTGCTGCTAAATCGCTGGCCAGCTCAGCCAGGCATTCTAGAAGAAAGCACCGTAGCGTACATGAAGCGCTTAACCGGCCTGCCCGTCTGGTCCTTCCTGCCGGACATCCCGGGCCTAAACATGGCCGATGCCTCCTTAGGCGAGCTGCCCCGCCTAGCCCCAACTTCCTTTGACTTAGAGGCCTTGCTCGCCTGTTTGGAAGGATGA
- a CDS encoding transposase — translation MKSKQFDAEFKKDIVKLYLNGSRSCESLANEIGIHQNTVYKWIRLYNEDPEHAFPGSGNLKPDEDELRKANRRIHELENEIAILKQAAVYFAKNSR, via the coding sequence ATGAAAAGCAAACAGTTTGATGCAGAGTTTAAAAAAGACATTGTAAAGCTATACCTGAATGGAAGCCGGAGTTGTGAAAGTTTAGCTAACGAGATAGGTATTCATCAAAATACAGTTTACAAGTGGATTCGCCTGTACAATGAAGATCCAGAGCATGCCTTTCCGGGATCAGGAAACCTAAAACCAGATGAAGACGAGCTGAGAAAAGCCAATCGCCGCATTCACGAATTGGAAAACGAGATTGCTATTTTAAAGCAGGCAGCGGTGTACTTCGCAAAGAACAGCCGGTAA
- a CDS encoding IS3 family transposase: MHDNRFKYAVLEICRVVEVSRSGYYAWVKAGCPQAHAKDAVLVAAIRQIERENDGNYGVQKVYEELREERNISIGRSKVQRLMHENGIRAQIKSKYKPQTTKSDPTAKAFPNLLNQNFDVTEVNKVWLADITYIKVGGKWSYVAAVLDLARRKIVGWSIGTRPTASLACQALKIALAKEKPTRGLIHHSDQGSQYTSKEYKELLTEHQIIGSMSRKGNPYDNAPMESFFRLLKVEHVKKRSFSSMNQAATSIGSWMDYYNIRRRHSALGGMSPLMYEVRRNQPFNVSA, from the coding sequence ATCCATGATAACCGCTTCAAGTATGCTGTTCTGGAGATATGCCGCGTCGTGGAAGTTTCAAGAAGCGGTTATTATGCTTGGGTAAAAGCTGGGTGCCCTCAAGCGCATGCCAAAGATGCCGTGCTAGTGGCGGCGATTCGCCAAATCGAACGCGAAAATGATGGAAACTACGGTGTTCAAAAAGTGTATGAAGAGCTCCGGGAAGAAAGAAACATTTCTATTGGACGCAGCAAAGTTCAGCGGCTTATGCATGAAAACGGGATTAGAGCACAGATAAAAAGCAAATATAAACCGCAAACAACCAAATCGGATCCTACTGCAAAAGCCTTCCCTAATTTACTGAATCAAAACTTTGACGTTACGGAAGTTAACAAGGTATGGTTAGCCGATATTACGTATATCAAAGTGGGTGGTAAATGGTCGTATGTGGCAGCCGTATTGGACTTGGCTCGACGAAAAATAGTGGGTTGGTCTATTGGCACGCGTCCTACGGCTAGCTTAGCCTGCCAGGCGCTTAAAATAGCGCTGGCGAAGGAAAAACCAACCCGAGGATTGATCCACCACTCAGATCAGGGAAGCCAATATACGTCCAAAGAATATAAGGAACTGCTCACAGAACACCAAATTATTGGTAGTATGAGCCGCAAGGGTAATCCCTACGATAATGCGCCTATGGAATCCTTTTTCCGCTTACTCAAAGTAGAGCACGTTAAGAAACGATCTTTTTCGTCAATGAACCAAGCAGCTACAAGTATTGGGAGTTGGATGGATTACTATAATATACGCAGACGGCATAGCGCATTAGGAGGCATGTCTCCGTTAATGTATGAGGTTCGGAGGAATCAGCCGTTTAACGTGTCCGCGTAA
- the bioF gene encoding 8-amino-7-oxononanoate synthase, producing the protein MNHLKQALHELRDAHLLRHRSTCEAIDATHVLYNDQPCLLLAGNSYLGLTHHPAVQQAAAAAAMQYGTGSGGSRLTTGSHTLYGALEAQLAAFKHSEDALVFSSGYAANVGVLSALGRKEDVFFSDALNHASLIDGCRLSKAKTVIYRHNDMAHLEELLVQTPCTGQRCLISDGVFSMDGDIAPLPELVRLGKRYSAQIILDDAHATGVLGPGGTGTAAHFGLEGSVAVQLGTLSKALASEGGFVCGSKTLITYLLSKARSFIFSTAMAPATVAAATAALQQLQQQPELVTRLQSHARLLRQELLQNSLAVLPGETPIIPILTYDAAATMDLAEACLQAGLLVSGIRPPTVPHGESRLRLTVCAAHKPEELRQAAQKIASAAKRIIKQE; encoded by the coding sequence ATGAACCATCTCAAGCAAGCGCTGCATGAGCTACGCGACGCACATTTGCTGCGCCACCGCTCAACTTGCGAAGCCATTGACGCCACCCATGTCCTCTATAATGATCAACCCTGCCTACTGCTAGCCGGCAACAGCTACCTGGGTCTGACGCATCATCCAGCGGTGCAGCAAGCGGCGGCGGCCGCCGCCATGCAGTACGGCACTGGTTCCGGCGGCTCCCGCCTTACCACTGGCAGCCACACCCTATACGGAGCCTTGGAAGCACAATTAGCCGCTTTTAAGCACAGTGAAGACGCCCTTGTTTTTTCCAGCGGCTACGCTGCCAACGTAGGCGTCCTCTCTGCTTTGGGCCGCAAGGAAGACGTCTTTTTCAGCGACGCCCTCAACCACGCCAGTCTGATCGATGGCTGCCGCCTGTCCAAAGCCAAAACCGTCATCTACCGCCACAACGACATGGCCCACCTGGAAGAACTACTGGTTCAAACCCCCTGCACCGGCCAGCGCTGCCTGATCAGCGACGGCGTTTTCAGTATGGACGGCGACATAGCTCCTCTGCCGGAGCTAGTTCGCCTAGGAAAGCGTTACTCTGCGCAAATCATTCTAGATGACGCCCACGCTACCGGCGTTTTAGGCCCGGGAGGCACCGGTACAGCCGCGCACTTTGGCCTAGAAGGAAGCGTCGCCGTACAGCTTGGCACCTTGAGCAAAGCCTTGGCCAGCGAAGGAGGCTTTGTTTGCGGCAGCAAAACGCTTATTACCTATCTACTCAGCAAAGCGCGCTCGTTCATCTTTTCCACCGCCATGGCGCCAGCCACCGTGGCCGCCGCCACAGCTGCTTTGCAACAATTGCAGCAACAGCCTGAGCTGGTAACGCGCCTGCAGAGTCATGCGCGCCTTTTGCGCCAAGAACTGCTGCAAAACAGCCTAGCAGTTCTTCCCGGCGAAACGCCGATCATCCCCATCCTTACCTACGATGCTGCAGCCACGATGGACCTGGCGGAAGCTTGCCTACAAGCAGGCCTTTTGGTTTCCGGCATCCGGCCGCCCACAGTTCCTCATGGCGAAAGCCGCCTGCGCCTCACCGTCTGCGCCGCCCACAAGCCGGAAGAACTGCGCCAGGCCGCGCAAAAAATCGCCTCAGCTGCCAAAAGAATTATTAAACAAGAGTAG
- a CDS encoding 6-carboxyhexanoate--CoA ligase — protein sequence MHFSVRMRAAQGGAHENGGRHISGAERLIPPELLLETTQAMVQRALEHSRGNADFIRLTIEAVAPAACLAIPLLPWHSLKSANVAGSRRLALEALEQAGVSEEAAAKGLLALSSLPDSLRGAMIVSAATGERLDDTAARGVRVSRMDLDAQSEALPWLRQQGLDGEHPREAMVLAAKVAAAPGMVAELCWSDDPEYTTGYVASPRHGYMRIPCLKEKNSPNGGRAFFVSPDADLAALQHFLEEQPVLVQNRPQKGQAS from the coding sequence ATGCATTTCAGCGTTAGAATGCGCGCCGCCCAGGGAGGCGCCCATGAAAACGGCGGCCGCCATATTTCCGGCGCCGAACGGCTCATTCCGCCGGAACTTCTCCTCGAAACTACGCAGGCCATGGTGCAGCGCGCCTTAGAGCACAGCCGGGGCAACGCCGACTTCATCCGCCTCACCATCGAAGCCGTCGCCCCCGCAGCTTGCCTTGCCATTCCTCTTCTGCCTTGGCACAGCCTGAAAAGCGCCAACGTAGCAGGCAGTCGCCGCCTGGCGCTGGAAGCCTTAGAGCAAGCCGGCGTCAGCGAAGAAGCGGCCGCTAAGGGTCTTTTAGCGCTAAGCAGCCTACCAGACAGCCTGCGGGGCGCCATGATCGTATCCGCCGCGACTGGCGAACGACTGGATGACACAGCCGCCCGCGGCGTCCGCGTTTCCCGCATGGACCTAGACGCCCAATCTGAGGCCCTGCCTTGGCTGCGCCAACAAGGCCTGGACGGCGAACACCCCCGGGAAGCCATGGTGCTGGCTGCCAAGGTAGCCGCCGCCCCTGGCATGGTGGCGGAACTTTGCTGGTCTGACGACCCGGAATACACCACAGGCTATGTTGCCTCACCTCGCCACGGCTACATGCGCATTCCCTGTTTGAAAGAAAAAAACAGTCCCAACGGCGGCCGGGCTTTCTTTGTCTCCCCCGACGCCGATCTTGCAGCCTTACAGCATTTTCTGGAAGAGCAGCCTGTTTTAGTACAAAATAGGCCACAGAAAGGACAAGCCTCATGA